Part of the Anomaloglossus baeobatrachus isolate aAnoBae1 chromosome 1, aAnoBae1.hap1, whole genome shotgun sequence genome, agacacaggatttcccttccttttcgccgttcgcttggtgcttctccgtacctagtgtgacagctgGATAATATGGGAGATCACAGAGGAgaactgaaagggaatctgtcagcaggttttatatAGTAatgtaagagcagcataatgtcagGACTGAGACGTgttattttaataaaatcaatgtttcatcatcaggagattatcactacaggactagctgTCTTGTGCCATGTAGTCCTATTACTCTGTGTAACGCCGCCCCCACCatagattgacagctttctgcctattcacagtgtgcacagaaagctaccaatcagtggtgtgggcggggttatacagggctcagcagtcagagcactgatagatctgcagcagaggaaagagtgattttatcacaactgctgaacccagtaaagtaagtgacacatcgctggaatcagggtttctgcccccacatcatgctgctcttagatgggttagaaaaaacctggtgacagatttcctttaatataaATGCCATTATCTAATGCGATCATGTCATCTACTTTTAGAATAGAGATATCCCATATTATATGGGGGTTAATACTGGACGTGTCATTCACACCCCATGATCTGGTGATCTACACACATCTCCCTCTAAAAATACTTACACCGGCGGGTTCTTGGATCTCTGGGATCTCACAGATCACACTGTCAGGATTCGACAGCACAGATGTTTCTAAAATTAAAAATGATACAACGATGAAGAAATAAAATGTATTAGATGAGATCAATCATACAAATCATGCGAATATAACGAAGAAAGACAAGGGATTAATTCTAGTTATATGGAAAGTCTAACTATGAGAACGTACGGCGTCTCCATAGACAGATACATGTAATGTAATGATGGAGGAATCCTCAATCATCACATGAATGAGGATCCCACCAAACATATGCAAATTAgtctggaagtgcactgggggcgtgtctctGCACTCAGACTTCGACCACGCCCTCAGCGCACTTCCATCCTGATTTCTATATGGCGTCTCGTGAGATTTATTAGGGGGAATTGGCCCATACAGGCATACCACCACTTCTATatgtgctgacaggttccttttacacAGTGGAAAAAATAAAGCTAACATTCCTCCTGCTCTGTATAGTATCTGGAGGCTCCTTGTAGAAGGTCGGTGACCGGCTTACCTGTGATCAGATCCATGTTCAGCTTCCACTGACTACCATTAGGGTCAGGGATTTCCGGGCTTACATCTTGCCCGTCTTTGGTGTCGTCTTCTGGTATTTCTTGACTGACACATTTCATTTCTGCAAAAAAAgataatttttattagaaaaatgtaCTGTAGGGTCAAACCACTACTTTTATATGTAAAAatatgctgacaggttccctttacacggACACTCATGTGCTCCACAAGGATACATGGTCCATGTCAATACACGGACGTGTGAGAAAACCCTTGATGTTAATGGGTctgcatgtgtccatgtctccggtacgtgtggaaacggacaccacacgtactggagacaccgaTGTGTGAAGAGGCCTTACATAGAGTTGAAATAGAAAATCTACCATAATTCCCTGTTCTCCATAGTATCTGGAGGCTCCTTGTAGAAGGTCGGTGACCGGCTTACCTGTGATCAGATCACTGTTGAGCTCCAACTGACTCCCTTTAGGGTCAGGGATTTCCGGGGTTACATATTGCCCGAGTTTGGTGTCGTCTTCTGGTATTTCCTGACTGACACATTTGATTTCTGCAAAAATTAGAGGATAATGACCTATACAGACATACCACAACTTCCATATGTAATAATGTGATGAGGCTCCCTTTATACAGTGGAAAGAATAAATCTAACAATAGTCCCTGTTCTCCATAGTATCTGGAGGCTCCTGGTAGGAGGTCCGGTGACCGGCTTACCTGTAATCACATCCCCCTGACCCAttttaaggtcagggatttcctggtTTAGATTTTGCTCATCTTTGGTGTCGCCTTCTGCTCTTTCCTGCtggttataatatatataattaatatgtgGAGGATTTCACTAAATCACCAAATCCATGAATCGGGAAGGACTAAACTTGCATTTACAGATGAAGCCAATTATAATGcgagcgtcacacgagacgatctatcgtgcgatgcatcgtcggggtcatggttttcgtgacgcacatccggcatcgtacacgacgtcgtctcgtgtgacacctccgagtgacgcagtatcgctcacaaatcgtgagtcgtgtactcgtcgtttaattttaaaaagtcgtttatttttcctAGTGCAGGTTGCTCATTGTTCCCGTGACAGCACACGTCGcatcgtgtgacaccacgggaacgatgaacacagcttacctgcgtcaaacgcacaaacgacgggggcgggtacggtcgctcgtgcaatcgcacgatagatcgtaccgtgtaaagcccgcttaactctacaAATCCTGCGCCATCTGGTAACTTTTCTCAGAAAGTTCTCTTAGGCCTCGTGTACACGTGGTGAGTTTtaaacctcagtatttgtagccaaaaccaggagtgggacaataaaACACAGTATAATAGAAATACAAGCACCACTTCTGTAATATTCTGATCACGTGCTCTATTCAGGGGTTTCAAACTCAAGGCCTGCGAGCCAAATCCGGCCCCTACATCATTTTATGTGGCCCTCTAGCAGCTTTGCCAGTAAAACCTAGATGCTTTTCTCTGCCGTCCATATCTCTGGGCAGAAAAAAcccgtaatttttttaaatttttcaccaATTTTAACAGCACATTAGCTAAAGAGACTGTCATGCACAGTATaaatggtagatgctagaatgtatgggctccttttaTAATGATGTGGGCATACATGTATTAGAATTTTGGGGTGTGTGCGCAATGCTGTAGGCATGTCTATCATGGGACTTGGGGGTATACATTGTTGTCAGGACTTCTGTGGTGGGATTTTGGGGGGTACAATGCCGGTAGATGCTTGTGGTGGGATTTTGTGGTTCTATGATGCCTGTGGTTGGATTTGGGATGTGTGCAAATTATGGGGGTAGGCCTATGGTGAGATTTTTGTGGGTTTGCGATGCTTGAGGCTGACTGTAGTGGGATTTTTTGGGGTGTGTAATGCTCTAGGTAAGAGGGCAAAGCTTGCGGTAGGATTTACACCCTAGGAACAGCgaccttagccctacaacccagaaaTAGTCCCCTTAGGCCTACCACCCAGGGACAGCACCCTTAGCCCTACATCCCAGGGATAGCACCCATAGCCCTACATCCCAGGGATAGCCCCCATAGCCATACATTCCAGGGAGAACGCCTTTAGCCCTACAATCCAGGGGCAACGCCTTTAGCCCTACAATCCAGGGGCAGCACTTTTAACCCTTCAACCCATAAAATagtgcccttagccctacaacccagtgaCAGCTATTGGATAGCCTTACTACCCTAGCCCTAGTCAGATTTTATTTTTCTGCACCGTAATATCCCAGTGCTCTATTATCTCTGCTGCAGCATTTACAGGCAGTGAAGACTCTGATAATAGAGCGAGACACAGGCAGAAATACACACTTCTCACCACTGAGCCATGACTCCATCAGCAGAATACAGACTGCCATCACAGACAATGGAGCCACAAAGACAGGAGGCAATAAAATTTCTGGGAGCAGACAGGGAGGCCTGTAACATAGATCTTCTCATATCTGACTAGTGATCTGGAGAAGATGAGAAAACAAGGCCATGTGATAGAAAAGGGGATGGGTACTTACCGGGCGTTTCAATGAGCGGGTCGGACGTTCCAGGACAGACAGGACTTTTTGGGCCAGTTCTTTAAGAAAAGCCAAATCTCCATTTTGAGATCTTTGTTCagcctataaagaaaaaaataaatgaaaaggaAAATTTTGAGATGAGAAAGGGCAGAATGGAAGTCTCCAATGTCTGTGACATTTGCTCTGCTTTCTGCAAATACAATGACAAGATATTTGGGGACTCCATGTGTTTTATATTGGTGGAAAGAAGACCCTTCTATCCCACCCACCATCCTTATGTGTTATGGAGAAGTTTTGTGCGGATTGTCCGCCATTTACCTGCTGTAATATTGTCCAGATGTTCTGAGATAAATCCGTCAGATTCTCTGAGGTTAATTGACCTCGTTGGaatttggtcaggcagtctctaactAGCTCCATCACCAGCCGGTGAGAGAAGCTGAGGACGCCATCGGGTGGTAGACACACAATGTCAGGGCGATTGTTAAGAATCACCAATAGTGCATGTACCTGAATGTTATCCAAAAGTTTTTGAGCCATAGCGAGCAACTGAAAAATTAATCCAATCACGAACTATAGAACCAACAAATGGCACCCGCGGAACTGTGAGCATTGTATATGTAGGGATTCCGAATTGTGATGTCATAATGGCCCACCACTAGTGATGTCATAATGGCCCaccatcatcagtgatgtcatgaTGGAATCTTGTGATGGAATCTTAAGGAGGTGACTTTGCACAAATAGATGCTGCCAGCAATATATAAAGTGGAAATACCATAGAATTACATTTGTCTCCATGTTACGATGTCATTCTATATTATTTCCAATTCGAAACACAACCAggataaggttatgttcacacattgtATTTTTGCAGCATATTTTTTCTGCCCAAAAGTAGAGTGGTGGTAGAAAAAACACTATGTACAATATgaatgtttttgcagtgtttttttttctttcatttatttGAATGTATTAGATAGCAGCAAAAGATACAATATATGCCACTTATTAGATAAGAATGAAGTAAGCAAATAAGgggttaaaatataacctttaatatgtCAAAGTTATTAAAAACCTATACTCCTATGAGTATCCTTTAAGTAGCACTCATAAGCACCTCTGGGTTCCAAAATACACCCAAGAACATAATCACATGTGGCTAGCTACAAGGAAAATAGCAAGAGCAGCCCAGAGATGCCACTAATGTAtagcaaaaacaacaaaacaaacaaaacaaaaaacataaattGTGTATTTTCTGAACCCTAATTGGACAGCGGTCCTTATAGGAAGAAATAActaaatagaaaaacacaatatgATCAAATCAAAAAGTCTGTTGACAGTGGTGAACAATTcaaatgaccccaaacataaacATGGCAACTAGAAGACCCATCTGAAGGAGATGCTGGTtcacccccaccccccacccctccGGTGAGATTGGTCCTTTTTCATATGTACTGCCATTGTTTATGTTTTAATTGATGACCACTGTCAACAGACTTTTTGATTTTattatattgtgtttttctatttagTTATTTCTTCCTATAAGGACCACTGTCCGCTTAGGGTTCAGAACATACACAATTtatggtttttgttttgtttgtttagttgtttttttttttacttcgttttattaattccaaaaacatGTGGTATAGAATAAATCACACATAGCATTACTCAAGTACTTTCCAGGAATATCTGTCAATAGCATCAACAAATAGTAACATTAACGGATAAGATAAGATTTTCATAGCACTATCTGCACCTCTGTcaaccttgtgaacgacatgctacaGCACTGATCCTGCCAGTACATACTGATATATAGAATGTAGTCAATTTTATTCAATGTAATCTGTAGTCTCTAAACCTAAAGAAAACAAAAATTAGTAACAATAGCTATTCCTATTCTATACCGCCTAGCTATGCACCCGAATGTGCTTCATTATCCAATACCGAGTATGAATCTGTTATTGTAACAGTAATCAACCTGAGGCTTCTTCGAGTGTGCCGGGGGAAGAATTCCACATATCCCAAATTTTCCTGAATTTTTCTGGACGTCCTCTATTAaagtataccacccgctcatatggAATTATCGAGTTAACCAGTTTAATCCAGGCTCACACAGCTGGATTTGAACCCCCCATCCACCTCAAGGCAATTAATTTCCTGGCCAGGAACAATGTCTCTCTAAGAAGTATTCTTACGTAGTGATCTCCCACCCCGTCCTCCATTACTCCAAATAGGCACAACAGAGGGTCGCATGGAACAGGCATCAACACTATTGAGAACAACAGGAAAGTCACTTCCTGCCATTACATGTATATGATCGGGCAATTCCACACCATGTGCAGAAAGTTTGCATCTGGTCCATGGCATAGTGGGCATTCCGACGTTCGGCGCTGGCCCATAGTAAATAAGCGAGCAGGAGTTAAGTATGCCTGATGTATAAAATAGCATTGTATCAATCTATTGTTGACGGACGGAGATACCATAGTTGGAGACTCCCATGCCTCCTCCcactcctctccctgtagagagggaattaggagCCTCCATTTGTCCTGTACCAGCAACAGCACAGATTCTACTCCAACCGATAACAGGTGTGTATAGATAGCCGAGATCATACCCCAGGGctcctgtgacttcagtatgtctaTCATTGGGAACGATGATATCAATGCCCCTGACCCTGTTCTCCGCAGATGAGATTGAATCGCTGTACGGAGCTGCAGATACCTAAAGAATTGTGAACGTGGAATGTTATAATCGGTTTGTATCTGTCCAAAAGATTTAAAGACCGCAGTTCCTGAGACATAAAGATTTCCCAACTCAAGGACTGTATGAGCTATCCAAAACTGTGCCAACGGGTGGCCCTTTAGGGTGGGGAAGTAACCATTGACTCATAATGGAAGCTCTGCCACTGCCCACTCAAAGCACGCTACTTTTTTGGCTTGTCGCCACACTGATCGTGCCAACCTTAGGATAGGCAACAGCCTCGGGACACCCGCCCTGTCCGACTCCAGAAAGCCCAACAGACAATCTGCCCCTACCGCACGTGCCAAATGATCCTCTGAGTTAGGCAGCTGACAGTCCAGCATCCATGTACCTAGCATCTTGAGTTGTCCTCCTAAATAGTATAGGAAAAATTCTGGTAAGGCCATCCCTCCCAATGACTTAGATCTCTGTAGGATGGACATCCGGAGTTTAGGCCGAGCCTTCCCCCAAATAAAGGATGAGGTGAGTGAGTTAAGTGTGGAGAAGAAGGTCCTGGGCACCAGCACCACACTATGTTGCAGAGCATAGCTAAGCTTAGGAAGCAAAATCAGTTTAATTAAATTTATCCTTCCAATCACTGAGAGTGGCAACTTTCCCCACAAGTTATACTTAAGTTTGACATGATCTAAAAATGGTGATATATTCATCTTAACATCAAGTGTGTAGTCTTTCTGGATATGTATACCTAGATTTTTGAAGCTAGATACAACAGGCAAGGGTGACATATCATCCATCAGGACCTCTGACCAATGTGTTAACGGCATTTGGGCTGACTTGTCCCAGTTGATATACAGGTTGGAGAATTCTCCATATTTATTTATAGTATCAATGACGACTGGCAAAGTGACACTTGCCCTATCCATGAAGACAACCATATCATCTGCGTATAGGCCAATAGTGTCTGTGCGATCTGCTATGGTAATTCCCGTGATAGATGGATGAGTACGGATCCGAATTGCCAAGGCCTCGATGACTAACGCAAATAGAGCAGGAGACAAAgggcacccctgacgtgtaccTCGTCCCTGTTTTGTTTGGTTTGTTCTTTTTGTTATACATTAGTGGCATCCCTGGGCTGGTCTTGCTATTTTTCTTGTAGCTGGCCACATCTCATTAATTTCTTGGGTGTATTTTGGAATTCAGAGGTGCTTATGGTTACCGTCTGACCTATGAGTATAGGTTTTTAATAACTTTGacatattaaaggttatattttagcccCTTATTTGCTTATTTCATTCTTATCTAATAAGTGGCATATATTGCATATTTTGCTGCTATCTAATACTGACTTTGACTACAAGGTATGGCTGGATTTCTATCTACGGGACTTAATACAGACCAGTTGCTGGCCGAAGTAAAGGAGGTtttctctgatcagggttttactcagaATAAATATACACCCTCATATGGAGCAGCATTCAGGGAGCTAAAACAGGTGTACAAGGACCATATTGTATCTTGGTGGGACGTCCAGAGCCTGGATAGTTACATGAAGGCGGGTATCGTCCCACATGGCTTGAGGATTCACCTATCTGCTAGGTCAAGATATAGCATCCCTAATTTTGTTACCAGCTGGGAGAGAGTGGCAACCAACAGTTCTGTACGTCTTATGCAGTTGATGCTTGATGAGGAAAGAACCAGTCTCTCACAGCTGAATGACAAACTTAAAAAATGTATTGAGTTATCAAAAATTTTTTGAACGTGCCGGACTTCATCACCAAGGTGATTAGACTTAAGGATACTTTAGACCGGTTTCAATACCATCTAAAAGAAAGGAAGCATAATCACTACACGAGGGACATTGCTGACTTTAAGGATAATTGAGCATATCAATACATTGGAAACCAGATAGGTGGCCAGGGGACAGAGGCAGAACCCTCCTCTACGGATACTGATATTTCTGACAGCGAGGGCCGACGATGACCTAGGCGCAAAAGGAAAAGAGGgagaggaaggggcaggagagagTGAACTCAACTTCACCAAGAAAACAAACTATGTCAGGATCTGGAAATTCCACTGGATCTGTTACCAGATGTCCATTTACTTGACAGCATCGGAATGGTTAATCCTTATCTTCATGGCCAGGGACCgttt contains:
- the LOC142273424 gene encoding microtubule-associated serine/threonine-protein kinase 2-like gives rise to the protein MAQKLLDNIQVHALLVILNNRPDIVCLPPDGVLSFSHRLVMELVRDCLTKFQRGQLTSENLTDLSQNIWTILQQAEQRSQNGDLAFLKELAQKVLSVLERPTRSLKRPERAEGDTKDEQNLNQEIPDLKMGQGDVITEIKCVSQEIPEDDTKLGQYVTPEIPDPKGSQLELNSDLITGKPVTDLLQGASRYYGEQGIMK